The following are encoded in a window of Thalassotalea insulae genomic DNA:
- the sufU gene encoding Fe-S cluster assembly sulfur transfer protein SufU, translating into MGNQVQQAYTNGHNQGQHSLYQQAMLAHHKSPVGFEQEINVSHSADGVNPACGDEIRIDAELCDDHISHLAFFGDSCAICRASASMLCQFLRNQPVAQALAISQQLQLSLDKNLAFTGQMAEHFAPLGAVAKFPVRKQCALLPWSTLDKVLKKTLNESEV; encoded by the coding sequence ATGGGGAATCAGGTGCAACAAGCTTACACTAACGGACATAATCAGGGGCAACATTCGCTTTATCAACAAGCAATGTTGGCGCATCACAAATCTCCGGTTGGATTTGAGCAAGAGATTAACGTCAGTCATAGTGCCGATGGAGTTAACCCTGCCTGTGGTGATGAAATTCGTATTGATGCTGAGCTTTGTGATGATCATATTAGTCACTTAGCCTTTTTTGGCGACAGTTGTGCTATTTGCCGTGCTTCTGCTTCCATGCTGTGTCAGTTTTTGCGAAATCAACCAGTGGCTCAAGCTCTCGCAATAAGTCAACAGTTGCAGTTATCACTCGATAAAAACCTCGCTTTTACTGGTCAGATGGCTGAGCATTTTGCTCCTTTGGGGGCGGTGGCTAAATTTCCGGTTCGTAAACAATGTGCCCTGTTACCTTGG
- a CDS encoding aminotransferase class V-fold PLP-dependent enzyme, protein MSIISPWKQDFPIFSTRAYPRLCYLDSAATCLTPKHVADAIYHYQCYAHANSHKGLYQLSANVTEIVEQAREKVAHFLGANSGQQIIFNSGTTEALNLVAYSFVEPLLIKAQQQETASNIVISAAEHHANLLPWQRLAQQYQAELRVVDLMPDGTLNIEHLRSLLDSETRVLAVTHCSNVIGQYEDVQQICQLASDKKIATVVDGAQAVARGAVDVNAIGCDFYVFSAHKLYGPTGCGVLYGKVEHFDNMRPYQLGGGIISSVSYQQSEFIAGPLKFEPGSHNVAAIVGLVEAIDYLNDLSWHDINHYLNDLAFYLQQSLQELKYFKPLVKLPLPEYKGVTLPTLTSFQIKGVHCHDVASILDSEDIAVRAGHHCAQPLHQFFAVNSTIRASLGLYNDYSDIDRLVAGLDQAHQLMLS, encoded by the coding sequence ATGTCAATTATCAGCCCCTGGAAACAGGATTTTCCAATATTTTCAACTCGCGCTTACCCCAGATTGTGTTATCTAGATAGTGCTGCAACGTGTTTAACGCCTAAACATGTCGCTGATGCTATTTATCATTATCAATGTTATGCCCATGCCAATAGTCATAAAGGCTTGTATCAGTTGAGCGCTAATGTCACGGAAATAGTCGAACAGGCAAGAGAAAAAGTCGCTCATTTTCTTGGGGCAAATAGTGGCCAGCAAATCATCTTTAACTCAGGTACGACGGAAGCACTGAATTTAGTTGCTTACAGTTTTGTTGAGCCATTGCTAATTAAAGCGCAACAACAAGAAACAGCGAGCAATATAGTGATCAGCGCTGCAGAACATCATGCCAATTTATTGCCGTGGCAGCGGCTGGCACAGCAGTACCAGGCAGAGCTTAGGGTGGTCGATTTAATGCCCGATGGCACCTTAAATATTGAGCATCTAAGATCATTACTGGACAGTGAAACTAGGGTATTAGCCGTGACTCATTGTTCTAATGTTATTGGCCAATATGAAGATGTTCAGCAGATATGTCAGCTTGCCAGTGATAAAAAGATTGCAACTGTAGTTGATGGTGCTCAGGCGGTTGCTAGAGGTGCTGTTGACGTTAATGCGATAGGTTGTGACTTTTATGTGTTTTCGGCACATAAACTCTACGGACCAACAGGCTGTGGTGTGTTGTATGGTAAAGTTGAACATTTTGACAATATGCGACCCTATCAATTAGGTGGCGGCATCATATCAAGCGTTAGTTATCAACAAAGTGAATTTATAGCCGGGCCGCTTAAGTTTGAACCGGGGTCTCATAACGTAGCTGCTATTGTTGGACTCGTTGAAGCGATTGATTATCTGAATGATTTGTCCTGGCATGATATTAATCATTACTTAAATGATTTAGCGTTTTATTTGCAGCAGTCTTTACAAGAGTTAAAGTACTTTAAGCCGTTAGTTAAACTGCCGTTACCGGAATACAAAGGTGTTACCTTGCCGACTTTAACTAGCTTTCAAATTAAAGGGGTTCATTGTCATGATGTCGCCAGCATACTCGATAGTGAGGACATTGCTGTCAGGGCGGGTCATCATTGTGCTCAACCTTTGCATCAGTTTTTCGCTGTTAATTCGACCATTAGAGCATCACTTGGGCTCTATAACGATTACTCCGATATTGACCGTTTAGTGGCAGGGTTAGATCAAGCGCACCAACTTATGCTAAGTTAG